The proteins below come from a single Flavobacterium lindanitolerans genomic window:
- a CDS encoding glycosyltransferase produces the protein MLTITFYAFIGVVAVQLFYYIVVFGKFSFAKPQKSTPKRIPISVIVCAKNEEENVKKFVPLLAEQNYPDYEIILIDDASSDNTLDVFEEFEKQYSNIRLVKVQNNEAFWGNKKFALTLGIKAAKNEYLLFTDADCYPSSKEWIKEMSSQFTMSKTIVLGYGAYEKIAGSFLNKIIRFETMLTAVQYFSWAKMKHPYMGVGRNLAYKKEEFFNVNGFIDHMKIRSGDDDLFINQASTKKNTTICFTPESFTFSEPKKTFKDWFDQKRRHVSTASFYKAFDRMQLAVFFLSQFLFIVLAVVLLAFQFNWMIIVPIVAGRYLFSWISLGYSAGKLKEKDVIYWYPVIEIMLIFTQLNIFITNLFSKPVHWK, from the coding sequence ATGTTGACTATTACTTTTTATGCGTTTATTGGAGTTGTGGCTGTACAGTTATTCTATTACATTGTTGTTTTCGGGAAATTTTCTTTTGCAAAGCCACAAAAAAGCACCCCAAAAAGAATTCCTATTTCTGTAATCGTATGTGCCAAGAATGAAGAGGAAAATGTAAAAAAGTTTGTTCCGCTTTTGGCAGAGCAAAATTATCCAGATTATGAAATTATCCTGATCGACGATGCCTCGAGCGATAATACTTTGGATGTTTTTGAAGAATTTGAAAAACAATATTCCAACATCCGTTTGGTAAAAGTTCAAAATAACGAAGCTTTTTGGGGCAATAAAAAATTCGCGCTCACTCTTGGAATAAAAGCCGCTAAAAACGAATACCTTCTTTTTACCGATGCCGACTGCTATCCTTCTTCCAAAGAATGGATTAAAGAAATGAGTTCGCAATTTACAATGAGCAAAACCATCGTATTGGGTTATGGAGCCTATGAAAAAATTGCCGGTTCGTTCTTAAATAAAATCATCCGTTTCGAAACCATGCTTACTGCCGTACAGTATTTTTCCTGGGCAAAAATGAAGCATCCTTATATGGGCGTCGGAAGAAACCTGGCCTACAAAAAAGAAGAGTTTTTTAACGTAAATGGCTTTATTGACCATATGAAAATCAGGTCTGGCGATGACGACCTTTTTATCAACCAGGCTTCCACTAAAAAAAATACGACCATCTGTTTTACTCCGGAAAGCTTTACCTTTTCAGAACCTAAAAAAACGTTTAAAGATTGGTTTGACCAAAAAAGAAGACATGTTTCAACCGCGTCTTTTTACAAAGCTTTTGACAGAATGCAGCTGGCAGTTTTCTTCCTGTCACAGTTTTTATTTATTGTTTTGGCTGTAGTACTGCTTGCTTTCCAGTTTAACTGGATGATTATCGTGCCAATTGTAGCGGGAAGATACCTTTTCTCCTGGATTTCCTTAGGCTATTCTGCCGGCAAGCTAAAAGAAAAAGATGTTATTTATTGGTATCCTGTCATTGAAATAATGCTTATATTCACACAATTGAATATCTTTATAACAAACCTCTTTTCAAAGCCTGTCCATTGGAAATAA
- a CDS encoding phytanoyl-CoA dioxygenase family protein produces the protein MNNIFDNKAEFQKRGFTTINSVYSQEEIDSIIKFIEEQDTNSPIFRKSENLFAIRQFIKELPEIKPLIFNDRLKSIINIIGENAFIVKSIYFDKPEESNWFVAYHQDLTISVNKKEDVEGFGPWTSKHNQFAVQPPIEILENIFTIRIHLDDTNENNGALKVIDGSHHKNIYRPENIDWKNEKESCCNVDAGGIMLMKPLLLHSSSRTLNHKRRRVIHIEFSNIGLPKPLKWSEYSQISY, from the coding sequence ATGAATAACATTTTCGACAATAAAGCTGAATTTCAAAAAAGAGGCTTTACCACTATCAATTCTGTCTATTCACAAGAAGAAATTGATTCAATCATAAAATTTATTGAAGAGCAAGACACCAATAGCCCTATTTTCAGAAAGTCAGAAAACCTATTCGCAATCAGGCAATTCATAAAAGAACTACCCGAAATAAAACCTCTGATTTTCAATGACAGACTAAAATCAATCATCAATATTATTGGAGAAAATGCTTTTATTGTAAAATCGATATATTTCGACAAGCCGGAAGAATCAAACTGGTTTGTTGCTTATCATCAGGATTTGACAATCTCTGTCAACAAAAAAGAAGATGTTGAAGGTTTTGGTCCATGGACATCAAAACACAATCAGTTTGCCGTGCAACCTCCTATAGAAATTCTTGAAAACATATTCACTATACGAATCCATCTGGACGACACGAACGAAAACAATGGTGCGTTAAAAGTAATTGACGGTTCACACCACAAAAACATATACAGGCCAGAAAATATAGATTGGAAAAATGAAAAAGAAAGTTGCTGTAATGTTGACGCAGGAGGAATCATGCTTATGAAGCCTTTGCTTCTTCATAGTTCAAGCAGGACATTAAACCACAAAAGGAGACGAGTCATTCATATTGAATTTTCAAATATAGGGCTTCCGAAGCCGTTGAAATGGTCTGAATACAGCCAAATCAGCTATTAA
- the murB gene encoding UDP-N-acetylmuramate dehydrogenase yields the protein MEIIDNFSLKNYNTFGIEAKAKQFVSVHSVEELQTVLKENPAQKKFILGGGSNMLLTKDIEALTIHVDIKGKTIIDQTEDAVWVEAKAGENWHEFVLWTIDQDFGGLENMSLIPGNVGTTPIQNIGAYGTEIKNTFVYCDAVNIQTLEIRRFNKEECKFGYRESIFKNEVKDQYIIVSVVFKLTRKNHKINISYGDIAAELAKKDISAPTLKEVSNAIITIRQSKLPDPKELGNSGSFFKNPIIPKSDFERIHLLHPEMPSYTVSETEVKVPAGWLIEKAGFKGKRFGDAGIHKNQALVLVNYGNATGQEILNVSKEIQKTVKELFDIEIEAEVNVI from the coding sequence ATGGAAATTATCGATAATTTTTCCCTTAAAAACTACAATACTTTTGGTATTGAAGCCAAAGCAAAACAATTCGTTTCGGTACACTCGGTTGAAGAACTTCAGACCGTACTCAAAGAAAACCCTGCCCAGAAAAAATTTATTCTTGGCGGCGGAAGCAATATGCTGCTGACAAAAGATATTGAAGCACTGACCATCCATGTAGATATCAAAGGCAAAACAATTATCGACCAGACAGAAGATGCCGTTTGGGTAGAAGCCAAAGCCGGTGAAAATTGGCATGAATTTGTTCTGTGGACGATTGACCAGGATTTTGGCGGATTGGAAAACATGTCTTTAATTCCCGGAAATGTAGGAACTACGCCCATACAAAACATTGGCGCCTACGGTACCGAAATCAAAAACACCTTTGTGTATTGCGATGCCGTAAACATCCAAACTTTAGAAATCAGACGATTCAATAAAGAAGAATGCAAATTTGGCTATCGTGAGAGTATTTTTAAAAATGAGGTAAAAGACCAGTACATCATCGTTTCTGTAGTTTTTAAATTGACCAGAAAAAATCACAAAATCAATATTTCATACGGAGATATTGCTGCCGAACTCGCCAAAAAAGACATTTCGGCTCCTACATTAAAAGAAGTCAGCAACGCCATCATAACCATAAGACAAAGCAAACTTCCGGACCCTAAAGAACTGGGCAACAGCGGAAGCTTTTTTAAAAACCCGATTATCCCAAAAAGTGATTTTGAAAGAATCCACTTGTTGCACCCCGAAATGCCAAGCTATACTGTTTCTGAAACCGAGGTAAAAGTTCCGGCCGGATGGCTCATTGAAAAAGCCGGATTTAAAGGAAAACGTTTTGGCGATGCCGGAATCCATAAAAATCAGGCGCTGGTTCTGGTTAATTACGGCAACGCAACCGGACAGGAAATCCTGAATGTTTCTAAAGAAATCCAAAAAACGGTTAAAGAGCTTTTTGACATTGAAATTGAAGCTGAAGTTAATGTGATTTAG
- a CDS encoding DUF2461 domain-containing protein, with product MLSPKTLQFLEDLKENNNRDWFQANKPYYEEYKKEYHRLIADFLEEMAPHDESLRTLEPKKCAFRINRDIRFSKDKSPYKTHMGIWMTTDQNCGNAPGYYVHIEKGGSFIAAGLHVPEAPDLKKIRKEIAYFYEDLEEIFADKDFKKIYPDFDRNESNSLKTAPKDYEKDHPAIEFLKLKSFTVTQKLDDKSLLEKDFVKKTAKKLIVAKPLNDFLTRGLNTE from the coding sequence ATGCTTTCACCAAAAACACTTCAATTCCTAGAGGACTTAAAAGAAAACAACAACCGTGATTGGTTTCAGGCCAACAAACCTTATTACGAAGAATATAAAAAAGAATATCACCGGCTGATTGCCGACTTTTTAGAAGAAATGGCACCGCATGACGAATCGTTACGAACGCTGGAACCCAAAAAATGCGCTTTCAGAATCAATCGCGATATTCGCTTTTCCAAAGACAAGTCGCCTTACAAAACCCATATGGGAATCTGGATGACTACCGACCAAAACTGTGGTAACGCTCCCGGATATTATGTCCATATCGAAAAAGGCGGAAGCTTTATTGCTGCCGGACTCCATGTGCCGGAAGCTCCGGACCTGAAAAAAATCCGAAAAGAAATTGCTTATTTTTATGAAGACCTGGAAGAAATCTTCGCCGACAAGGATTTTAAAAAAATCTATCCTGATTTTGATAGGAACGAATCCAATTCACTAAAAACAGCTCCGAAAGATTATGAAAAAGACCATCCTGCTATTGAGTTTCTAAAACTAAAAAGCTTTACGGTGACTCAAAAACTAGACGATAAATCATTACTGGAAAAAGATTTTGTCAAAAAAACAGCAAAAAAACTGATTGTTGCAAAACCACTGAACGATTTTCTAACCCGCGGCCTAAATACCGAATAG
- a CDS encoding ATP-binding response regulator: MLASLKHRKTIHSGLFIFVILLQVLIFSLWYNQNTNENELADSFRKASRQSLIMSYSGEVTKNYFDAEDSFMEYLYSYDRSALHKYRNSLSLMTSYLDSLNRLLNKDEKTLPNIQSKKEKEKKIIVLRKELDSLIKYRVDPVSESNPELFALKPYNHKKVMKSISYDTIRSSEGVEKKGFFKRIGNAIAGKYDVEKEEFRYYMTMTFGAVEKTGTPEEQMANIFNSTRQYYEKEFGRLRNTYSNLREIDRELMAINKKILKNSQDIILLYDKSVQESNKQQFEKALENLKNKRSLIATLMIVMSICTGLLLLYSIFAYHFEKKLAAAKIEAEKNVEFKNRIIGMLSHEMRSPLSIISNLTNKLISTKMDGAQNDMAKSLNFTSNSLHITVNQILDFFKNENGKLQLYNSKTVLKNEITSIVESLKSLADAKKIELVSHIDDSLQNEVWADSGKIHQLFYNMIGNAIKFTSKGNITVDCRFTEVNDKFKLDVKIKDTGAGIPKEDLDKIFDKYYQSKFHKDQASFGAGLGLSLCKEIIELYDGEIRVESEPGTGTEISFHLFLEKSDSSQETNQARLIRSYGKSGIRVAVIDDDRIITTLLKKLLADINFEMIGFNSDIAAKEYLKKENANIILTDLQIANASGIDLIKDIKSIPNHNATVPVIAITGDTYMNSIELSSIQADELLIKPINKEELYSKLLKVLSK; this comes from the coding sequence ATGTTAGCGTCTTTAAAACACAGGAAAACAATCCATAGCGGACTTTTCATTTTTGTCATTTTACTGCAAGTGCTGATTTTTTCTTTATGGTATAACCAAAATACCAACGAAAACGAACTTGCCGATTCTTTCCGGAAAGCCAGCAGGCAAAGCCTGATTATGAGCTATTCAGGCGAAGTAACCAAAAATTATTTTGATGCGGAAGATTCTTTTATGGAATACCTGTACAGTTATGACAGGAGTGCGTTGCACAAATACCGCAACTCACTTTCGTTGATGACCTCCTATCTCGACAGTCTGAACCGCCTACTGAATAAAGACGAAAAAACACTTCCTAATATCCAGAGCAAAAAAGAAAAAGAAAAAAAAATCATTGTTCTTAGAAAAGAATTGGATTCTTTAATCAAATACAGAGTAGACCCTGTTTCTGAATCCAATCCGGAATTATTCGCCCTGAAGCCTTACAACCACAAAAAGGTCATGAAGTCGATTTCATACGACACGATACGGTCATCTGAAGGCGTAGAGAAAAAAGGATTTTTCAAAAGAATAGGCAATGCTATTGCCGGAAAATATGACGTCGAAAAAGAAGAATTCCGTTATTATATGACCATGACTTTTGGCGCTGTCGAAAAAACCGGAACTCCTGAGGAACAGATGGCAAATATCTTCAATAGCACACGTCAGTATTATGAAAAAGAGTTTGGACGCCTTAGAAACACCTATTCCAACCTAAGGGAAATAGACAGGGAACTAATGGCCATCAACAAAAAAATATTAAAAAACAGCCAGGACATTATTCTTCTCTATGACAAATCTGTTCAGGAATCCAACAAACAGCAATTTGAAAAAGCACTGGAAAACCTAAAAAACAAAAGAAGCCTGATTGCAACCCTAATGATTGTCATGTCAATATGCACCGGACTGCTCCTGCTCTACTCCATCTTTGCCTACCATTTTGAGAAAAAATTGGCTGCCGCCAAAATAGAAGCTGAGAAGAATGTGGAATTTAAAAACCGTATTATCGGAATGTTAAGCCACGAAATGCGTTCGCCTTTGAGTATTATTTCAAATCTTACCAACAAGTTGATTTCAACCAAAATGGACGGCGCACAAAACGATATGGCCAAATCGTTAAACTTTACATCAAACTCACTGCACATTACCGTGAACCAGATTTTGGATTTCTTCAAAAATGAAAACGGAAAGCTGCAATTGTACAATTCCAAAACGGTACTGAAAAACGAGATTACATCCATTGTAGAATCCTTAAAATCTTTAGCCGATGCTAAAAAAATAGAACTTGTCTCACACATAGACGATTCCTTGCAAAATGAAGTCTGGGCTGATAGCGGAAAAATACACCAGTTGTTCTACAACATGATAGGAAATGCCATAAAATTCACTTCAAAAGGAAACATTACCGTTGATTGCAGATTTACCGAAGTCAACGATAAATTCAAATTGGATGTAAAAATCAAAGACACGGGAGCCGGCATCCCTAAAGAAGACCTCGATAAAATATTTGACAAATACTATCAAAGCAAATTCCACAAAGACCAGGCAAGCTTTGGCGCCGGTTTGGGACTTAGTCTTTGCAAAGAAATTATAGAATTGTATGACGGAGAAATACGTGTTGAAAGCGAACCTGGCACAGGAACCGAAATTTCATTCCATCTGTTCCTTGAAAAATCGGACAGTTCACAGGAAACCAATCAGGCAAGATTAATCCGCAGTTACGGAAAGTCGGGAATCAGGGTTGCGGTAATAGACGATGACAGGATAATCACCACATTATTGAAAAAACTGCTGGCTGATATCAACTTCGAAATGATAGGCTTCAATTCAGACATTGCCGCCAAAGAATACCTGAAAAAAGAAAACGCCAACATTATCCTGACCGACTTGCAGATTGCCAACGCCTCAGGAATTGACCTCATCAAAGACATCAAAAGCATACCGAATCACAATGCAACCGTTCCTGTTATTGCAATAACCGGCGACACCTACATGAATTCGATTGAACTATCCAGCATACAGGCTGACGAGCTACTAATCAAGCCAATCAACAAAGAAGAATTATATTCAAAACTGCTGAAAGTGCTATCTAAATAA
- the recF gene encoding DNA replication/repair protein RecF (All proteins in this family for which functions are known are DNA-binding proteins that assist the filamentation of RecA onto DNA for the initiation of recombination or recombinational repair.) codes for MYLKKIALFNYKNFSEANFEFDSKINCFVGKNGIGKTNVLDAIYHLSYGKSYFNPLAVQNIKHNEEFFVIDGEFEKDDRNEQIVCSLKKGQKKILKRNGKQYEKFSDHIGFIPLVIISPADRDLIIEGSETRRKFIDSVISQLDSHYLQQLIQYQKVISQRNALLKYFAINHVFENTTLLIYNEQLHSLGHAIFEKRKQFLEDFVPIFNRHHQTITGNAETVQLVYESQLHEKELMALLEESLAKDRVMHYTTAGIHKDDLSFEIDHHPIKKFGSQGQQKSFLIALKLAQFEFVKKQSRQNPILLFDDIFDKLDETRVGKIIEMVNNDDFGQLFISDTHPERTESVIKSMHQSYKIFNL; via the coding sequence ATGTATCTAAAAAAAATAGCATTATTCAATTATAAAAACTTTTCGGAAGCCAATTTCGAGTTCGACAGCAAGATAAATTGCTTTGTAGGAAAAAACGGTATCGGCAAGACCAATGTACTTGATGCCATTTATCATTTATCCTATGGCAAAAGCTATTTCAATCCTTTAGCCGTACAGAACATCAAACATAACGAAGAGTTTTTTGTGATTGACGGGGAATTTGAAAAAGACGACCGAAACGAACAAATTGTCTGCAGCTTAAAAAAAGGACAAAAGAAAATCCTGAAAAGAAACGGAAAACAGTATGAGAAATTTTCTGACCATATCGGGTTCATTCCTTTGGTTATTATTTCTCCGGCCGACCGCGACCTGATTATCGAAGGAAGCGAAACAAGAAGAAAATTCATTGATTCTGTCATTTCCCAATTGGATTCCCATTATCTCCAACAGCTCATACAATACCAGAAAGTCATTAGCCAGCGAAATGCATTATTAAAATATTTTGCCATCAACCATGTTTTTGAAAATACAACACTGCTCATCTACAATGAGCAGCTCCACAGCCTGGGTCATGCTATTTTTGAAAAGAGAAAACAATTCCTTGAAGACTTTGTGCCCATCTTCAACAGGCACCATCAGACAATAACGGGAAATGCAGAAACCGTACAACTGGTTTATGAAAGCCAGCTTCATGAAAAAGAGCTGATGGCATTGCTGGAAGAAAGTCTGGCAAAAGACCGCGTCATGCATTATACCACTGCCGGAATCCACAAAGACGACCTGTCTTTTGAGATTGACCACCATCCTATAAAAAAATTCGGTTCGCAGGGACAACAGAAATCTTTTCTGATTGCCCTGAAACTGGCACAGTTTGAATTTGTAAAAAAACAAAGCCGCCAGAATCCGATACTGCTTTTTGACGATATTTTTGACAAACTTGATGAAACCCGCGTCGGGAAAATTATAGAAATGGTTAATAATGATGACTTTGGGCAACTGTTTATCTCTGATACGCATCCGGAACGCACAGAATCTGTGATAAAATCAATGCATCAGAGTTATAAAATATTCAACCTGTAA
- a CDS encoding tetratricopeptide repeat protein → MATYNKRGYKAPKPKEENEFEPDPLDAISEKDSTTAGVFNSLDEGASRTEEWVAKNQKGIFIVIGAVALIAAGYLLYKKFIVEPKEDEAANEMFQAQKYFQQATEGTASDSLYNLSLKGGEGKLGFTGIIENYSGTNAANLANYYAGIAYLNTKKYKEAIEYLEKFSSDDLMLSVIAKGAIGDAFSQLNQPKEALEYYVKAAEMNQNDMTTPRFLLKAGQTALALKQKETALKYFNEIKEKYDTAPEAMNIDAMIGLAQ, encoded by the coding sequence ATGGCAACATATAACAAAAGAGGCTATAAGGCTCCTAAACCAAAGGAAGAAAACGAATTCGAACCGGACCCACTTGATGCAATTTCAGAAAAAGATAGCACAACTGCAGGAGTATTCAATTCTTTAGATGAGGGTGCTTCTAGAACCGAAGAATGGGTTGCTAAAAACCAAAAAGGTATTTTTATCGTTATTGGTGCTGTTGCCCTTATAGCGGCAGGTTACCTTTTATATAAGAAATTTATTGTAGAGCCTAAAGAAGATGAAGCTGCGAACGAAATGTTCCAGGCTCAGAAATACTTCCAGCAGGCAACTGAAGGAACAGCAAGCGATTCACTTTATAACCTGTCTCTAAAAGGTGGAGAAGGGAAGCTGGGTTTCACAGGAATTATAGAAAATTATTCTGGTACCAATGCGGCTAACCTGGCAAATTACTATGCGGGTATCGCTTATCTGAATACTAAAAAATACAAAGAGGCAATCGAATATCTTGAAAAATTCAGTTCAGATGATTTGATGCTTTCGGTAATTGCAAAAGGAGCAATTGGTGATGCCTTCTCTCAATTGAACCAGCCAAAAGAAGCTTTGGAGTATTATGTTAAGGCTGCAGAGATGAATCAGAATGACATGACTACGCCACGTTTCTTGCTGAAAGCAGGGCAAACGGCTTTGGCATTGAAGCAAAAAGAAACAGCATTGAAATATTTCAACGAAATCAAGGAGAAATACGATACGGCTCCTGAAGCGATGAATATTGATGCAATGATTGGATTGGCACAATAA
- the ribH gene encoding 6,7-dimethyl-8-ribityllumazine synthase, translating into MATANKNLSEYDKNTIPSAKDFRFGIVVSEWNDKITEGLFSGAEKALLDCDATPDNIIRWNVPGSFELVYGAKRMIETQQVDTVIVIGCVIQGETKHFDFVCEGVTQGIKDLNVQTDVPVIFCVLTDNNEQQSIDRSGGVHGNKGTEAAIAAIKMAYLRQQSSK; encoded by the coding sequence ATGGCTACAGCTAATAAAAATTTATCAGAATACGATAAAAACACAATCCCAAGCGCGAAAGATTTTCGGTTTGGGATTGTTGTTTCTGAATGGAATGACAAAATAACGGAGGGTCTTTTTTCCGGGGCTGAAAAGGCATTACTGGACTGTGATGCTACACCGGATAATATCATCCGATGGAATGTTCCGGGAAGCTTCGAGCTTGTTTATGGGGCTAAGCGTATGATAGAAACACAGCAGGTGGATACGGTTATCGTAATCGGTTGTGTGATTCAGGGAGAAACCAAACATTTTGATTTTGTATGTGAAGGCGTTACGCAAGGCATCAAGGATTTGAATGTTCAGACAGACGTTCCTGTTATCTTTTGTGTGCTGACTGATAATAATGAGCAGCAATCTATTGACAGAAGTGGCGGGGTTCATGGAAATAAAGGAACCGAAGCGGCGATTGCGGCAATAAAGATGGCTTATTTAAGACAGCAGTCTTCGAAATAA
- the mutL gene encoding DNA mismatch repair endonuclease MutL translates to MSSIIQLLPDHVANQIAAGEVVQRPASVVKELLENAVDAKANDIKLIIKDAGKSLVQVIDNGVGMSVTDARLCFERHATSKIRAAEDLFSLHTKGFRGEALASIAAIAHVEMKTKQEQDELGTHLAIEGGKFVSQDVAVLPKGTSFAVKNLFFNIPARRNFLKSDTVEHRHIVDEFQRVALAHPNIHFTMYHNGSEMFNLPASNLRQRIVNIFSGKTNEKLVPIQESTEIVGIQGFVSKPEFAKKNRGEQFFFVNDRFIKSGYLHHAIMAAYEGLLKDGCQPSYFIYLDVPPNTIDINIHPTKTEIKFDDEHALYAILRSAIKHSLGQFNVAPVLDFDRDSNLDTPYEYEKKEASMPLIQVDANFNPFGDPDPIPAKSYSSGSNSSSYSGSGGSYRKPESSNWESLYVGLKQDTETITDIQDIQFESEEVTGSLFNDKEIEEAIYKTYQIHKKYIVSPIKSGMVIIDQQRAHQRVLYEQFLANMTVHQASSQQLLFPLNLYFSSQEILLISELELSLVNTGFVFEEIKEDSVVISGIPVNVTESEVSILLEQLLSDLQDEIPESSFSQNDTIAKSMAKSLAVKTGTYLTEREQENLVNGLFACKEPNVSPFHKPTFITMSVEDLDKKFAV, encoded by the coding sequence ATGTCGAGTATAATTCAATTGCTTCCCGATCATGTTGCCAACCAGATAGCCGCTGGAGAAGTAGTACAAAGGCCTGCATCTGTGGTGAAAGAACTTCTTGAAAACGCAGTTGATGCTAAGGCCAACGATATCAAACTTATTATTAAAGACGCCGGAAAATCGCTTGTACAGGTGATTGATAATGGTGTTGGTATGAGTGTTACTGATGCGCGTTTGTGTTTTGAGCGTCATGCTACTTCAAAAATCAGAGCAGCAGAAGATTTGTTTTCATTGCACACCAAAGGTTTCCGTGGCGAGGCATTGGCTTCTATTGCCGCAATTGCACATGTAGAGATGAAAACAAAGCAGGAGCAGGATGAATTGGGAACGCATCTCGCCATTGAAGGAGGCAAGTTTGTGTCGCAGGATGTGGCCGTTCTGCCAAAAGGGACGTCTTTTGCGGTAAAGAATCTTTTTTTTAATATACCGGCAAGAAGGAATTTCCTGAAATCGGATACGGTGGAACACCGCCATATTGTTGATGAATTTCAGAGGGTTGCTTTGGCCCATCCCAATATTCATTTTACGATGTATCATAACGGAAGCGAAATGTTTAACCTTCCGGCATCAAACCTGCGTCAGCGTATTGTGAATATTTTTTCAGGAAAAACCAATGAAAAACTGGTTCCGATTCAGGAAAGTACAGAAATCGTAGGAATACAGGGGTTTGTGAGCAAGCCTGAATTTGCAAAGAAGAACCGTGGCGAACAATTTTTCTTTGTCAATGACCGTTTTATCAAAAGCGGTTACCTGCACCATGCTATTATGGCTGCCTATGAAGGATTGCTGAAAGACGGTTGCCAGCCTAGTTATTTTATCTATCTGGACGTTCCGCCCAATACAATTGATATCAATATACATCCGACAAAAACGGAAATAAAATTTGACGATGAGCATGCGCTTTACGCTATTTTACGTTCTGCCATAAAACACAGTTTGGGACAGTTTAATGTGGCTCCGGTTTTGGATTTCGACAGGGATTCTAATCTGGATACGCCCTACGAATATGAGAAGAAAGAAGCATCTATGCCTTTAATTCAGGTAGATGCTAATTTTAATCCGTTTGGCGATCCGGATCCGATACCAGCAAAATCATACAGTAGCGGAAGCAATAGCAGCAGTTATAGTGGTTCGGGTGGTTCTTACAGAAAGCCTGAATCGTCTAACTGGGAAAGCCTGTATGTGGGATTAAAACAGGATACGGAAACGATAACTGATATTCAGGATATCCAGTTTGAATCTGAAGAAGTAACCGGTTCTCTGTTTAATGATAAGGAAATCGAAGAAGCGATTTACAAGACCTATCAGATTCATAAAAAGTATATTGTCAGTCCAATCAAATCTGGAATGGTGATTATTGACCAGCAACGGGCACACCAACGCGTTTTGTATGAACAGTTTCTGGCGAATATGACAGTGCATCAGGCATCAAGCCAGCAGTTGTTGTTTCCGCTGAATCTTTATTTTTCATCCCAGGAAATATTATTGATTTCTGAATTGGAGCTTTCTCTGGTCAATACCGGGTTTGTTTTTGAAGAAATTAAAGAAGACAGCGTTGTAATTTCGGGTATTCCGGTCAATGTGACAGAAAGCGAGGTTTCCATCCTGTTGGAACAGTTATTGAGTGACCTACAAGACGAAATTCCGGAAAGCAGTTTCAGCCAGAACGATACGATTGCAAAATCGATGGCAAAAAGCCTTGCTGTAAAGACTGGGACGTATCTGACAGAAAGAGAGCAGGAGAATCTAGTTAACGGACTCTTTGCCTGTAAGGAGCCTAATGTTTCGCCTTTTCATAAACCAACCTTTATCACGATGAGTGTAGAGGATTTAGATAAAAAATTTGCAGTATGA